The Rhinolophus ferrumequinum isolate MPI-CBG mRhiFer1 chromosome 6, mRhiFer1_v1.p, whole genome shotgun sequence genome has a window encoding:
- the SLC30A4 gene encoding probable proton-coupled zinc antiporter SLC30A4 isoform X2, translating into MAGSSAWKRLKSLLRKDDAPLFLNDTSAFDFSDEVGDEGLSRFNKLRVVVADDGSETPERPINGAHPALQADDDSLLDQDLPLSNSQLSLKVDPCDNCNKRRELLKQRKVKTRLTIAAVLYLLFMIGELVGGYIANSLAIMTDALHMLTDLSAIILTLLALWLSSKSPTKRFTFGFHRLEWGFC; encoded by the exons ATGGCCGGATCCAGCGCGTGGAAGCGTCTGAAATCTCTGCTGAGGAAAGATGATGCGCCGCTGTTTTTAAATGACACCAGCGCCTTTGACTTCTCGGACGAGGTGGGGGACGAAGGGCTTTCTCGGTTTAACAAACTTCGAGTTGTGGTGGCGGATGATGGTTCCGAAACCCCGGAAAGGCCTATTAACGGGGCGCACCCGGCCCTTCAGGCCGATGATGATTCCTTACTGGATCAGGACTTACCTTTGAGCAACAGTCAGCTGAGTTTGAAGGTGGACCCCTGTGACAACTGCAACAAACGGAGAGAGTTGCTGAAGCAGAGAAAGGTGAAAACCAGATTGACCATTGCTGCCGTTCTGTACTTGCTTTTCATGATTGGAGAACTTGTAG GTGGATACATTGCAAATAGCCTAGCAATAATGACAGATGCGCTTCATATGTTAACTGACCTAAGTGCTATCATACTGACCCTGCTTGCTCTGTGGCTGTCTTCAAAATCACCAACCAAAAGATTCACCTTTGGATTTCATCGCTTAG AATGGGGTTTCTGTTGA
- the SLC30A4 gene encoding probable proton-coupled zinc antiporter SLC30A4 isoform X1, which translates to MAGSSAWKRLKSLLRKDDAPLFLNDTSAFDFSDEVGDEGLSRFNKLRVVVADDGSETPERPINGAHPALQADDDSLLDQDLPLSNSQLSLKVDPCDNCNKRRELLKQRKVKTRLTIAAVLYLLFMIGELVGGYIANSLAIMTDALHMLTDLSAIILTLLALWLSSKSPTKRFTFGFHRLEVLSAMISVLLVYILMGFLLYEAVQRTIHMKYEINGDIMLITAAVGVAVNVIMGFLLNQSGHHHAHSHSLPSNSPSTGSGCGRSHGQDSLAVRAAFVHALGDLVQSVGVLIAAYIIRFKPEYKIADPICTYVFSLLVAFTTFRIIWDTVVIILEGVPRHLNVDYIKEALMKIEDVHSVEDLNIWSLTSGKPTAIVHIQLIPGSSSKWEEVQSKAKHLLLNTFGMYKCTIQLQSYRQEVDRTCANCQRSSP; encoded by the exons ATGGCCGGATCCAGCGCGTGGAAGCGTCTGAAATCTCTGCTGAGGAAAGATGATGCGCCGCTGTTTTTAAATGACACCAGCGCCTTTGACTTCTCGGACGAGGTGGGGGACGAAGGGCTTTCTCGGTTTAACAAACTTCGAGTTGTGGTGGCGGATGATGGTTCCGAAACCCCGGAAAGGCCTATTAACGGGGCGCACCCGGCCCTTCAGGCCGATGATGATTCCTTACTGGATCAGGACTTACCTTTGAGCAACAGTCAGCTGAGTTTGAAGGTGGACCCCTGTGACAACTGCAACAAACGGAGAGAGTTGCTGAAGCAGAGAAAGGTGAAAACCAGATTGACCATTGCTGCCGTTCTGTACTTGCTTTTCATGATTGGAGAACTTGTAG GTGGATACATTGCAAATAGCCTAGCAATAATGACAGATGCGCTTCATATGTTAACTGACCTAAGTGCTATCATACTGACCCTGCTTGCTCTGTGGCTGTCTTCAAAATCACCAACCAAAAGATTCACCTTTGGATTTCATCGCTTAG AGGTTTTGTCAGCTATGATTAGTGTGCTGTTGGTGTATATACTTATGGGATTCCTCCTGTATGAAGCTGTCCAAAGGACTATccatatgaaatatgaaataaatggagatataatGCTTATTACCGCAGCTGTTGGAGTTGCAGTTAACGTAAT AATGGGGTTTCTGTTGAACCAGTCTGGTCACCATCATGCCCATTCCCACTCTCTGCCTTCAAATTCCCCTTCCACTGGTTCTGGGTGTGGACGCAGCCACGGGCAGGATAGCCTGGCAGTGAGAGCTGCGTTTGTACATGCTTTGGGCGATTTGGTACAGAGTGTTGGTGTGCTGATAGCTGCATACATCATACGATTCAAG CCAGAATACAAGATTGCTGATCCCATCTGTACATACGTATTTTCATTACTTGTGGCTTTTACAACATTCCGCATCATATGGGACACAGTAGTTATAATACTCGAAG GTGTACCAAGGCATCTGAATGTAGACTATATCAAAGAAGCCTTGATGAAAATAGAAGATGTACATTCTGTGGAGGATTTAAACATCTGGTCTCTCACTTCAGGAAAACCCACTGCCATAGTCCACATACAGCTAA TTCCTGGAAGTTCATCTAAATGGGAGGAAGTGCAGTCCAAAGCAAAGCATTTGTTATTGAACACATTTGGCATGTATAAATGTACTATTCAGCTTCAGAGTTACAGGCAAGAAGTGGACAGAACTTGCGCAAATTGTCAGAGATCCAGCCCCTAA